The following are encoded in a window of Oryza glaberrima plastid, complete genome genomic DNA:
- the rpoC1 gene encoding RNA polymerase beta' subunit — protein sequence MIDQYKHQQLQIGLVSPQQIKAWANKTLPNGEVVGEVTRPSTFHYKTDKPEKDGLFCERIFGPIKSRICACGNSRASGAENEDERFCQKCGVEFVDSRIRRYQMGYIKLACPVTHVWYLKGLPSYIANLLDKPLKKLEGLVYGDFSFARPSAKKPTFLRLRGLFEDEISSCNHSISPFFSTPGFTTFRNREIATGAGAIREQLADLDLRIILENSSVEWKELEDEGYSGDEWEDRKRRIRKVFLIRRMQLAKHFIQTNVEPEWMVLCLLPVLPPELRPIVYRSGDKVVTSDINELYKRVIRRNNNLAYLLKRSELAPADLVMCQEKLVQEAVDTLLDSGSRGQPTRDGHNKVYKSLSDVIEGKEGRFRETLLGKRVDYSGRSVIVVGPSLSLHQCGLPLEIAIKLFQLFVIRDLITKRATSNVRIAKRKIWEKEPIVWEILQEVMRGHPVLLNRAPTLHRLGIQAFQPTLVEGRTICLHPLVCKGFNADFDGDQMAVHLPLSLEAQAEARLLMFSHMNLLSPAIGDPICVPTQDMLIGLYVLTIGNRRGICANRYNSCGNYPNQKVNYNNNNPKYTKDKESLFSSSYDALGAYRQKQICLDSPLWLRWKLDQRVIGLREVPIEVQYESLGTYREIYAHYLVVGNRKKEIRSIYIRTTLGHISFYREIEEAIQGFSQAYSYTI from the coding sequence ATGATTGACCAATATAAACATCAACAACTTCAAATTGGACTCGTTTCCCCTCAACAAATAAAGGCTTGGGCTAACAAAACACTACCTAATGGGGAAGTCGTTGGCGAAGTCACAAGGCCCTCCACTTTTCATTATAAAACCGATAAACCAGAAAAAGATGGATTGTTTTGCGAAAGAATCTTTGGACCCATAAAAAGCAGAATTTGTGCTTGTGGAAATTCTCGAGCGAGCGGAGCTGAAAACGAAGACGAAAGATTTTGCCAAAAATGCGGAGTAGAATTTGTTGATTCTCGGATACGAAGATATCAAATGGGATACATCAAACTCGCATGTCCCGTGACTCATGTGTGGTATTTAAAAGGTCTTCCTAGTTATATCGCGAATCTTTTAGATAAACCCCTTAAGAAATTGGAGGGCCTAGTATATGGCGATTTCTCTTTTGCTAGGCCCAGTGCTAAAAAACCAACTTTCTTACGATTACGAGGTTTATTCGAGGATGAAATTTCATCCTGTAACCATAGCATTTCCCCCTTTTTTTCTACCCCAGGCTTTACAACATTTCGAAATCGGGAAATTGCGACAGGAGCAGGTGCTATTAGAGAACAATTAGCAGATTTGGATTTGCGAATTATTTTAGAGAATTCCTCGGTCGAATGGAAGGAATTAGAAGACGAGGGGTATAGTGGAGATGAATGGGAAGATAGAAAAAGACGAATAAGAAAAGTTTTTTTGATTAGACGCATGCAATTGGCGAAACATTTTATTCAAACAAATGTAGAACCAGAATGGATGGTTTTGTGCTTATTACCAGTTCTTCCTCCCGAATTAAGACCCATTGTTTATAGGTCTGGGGATAAAGTAGTGACTTCGGATATTAATGAACTTTATAAGAGAGTTATCCGTCGGAACAACAATCTTGCCTATCTATTAAAAAGAAGTGAATTAGCGCCAGCAGATTTAGTAATGTGCCAGGAAAAATTGGTACAAGAAGCCGTGGATACACTTCTTGATAGTGGGTCCCGCGGGCAACCAACGAGGGATGGTCACAATAAAGTATACAAATCACTTTCAGATGTAATTGAAGGTAAAGAGGGGAGGTTTCGCGAAACTCTGCTTGGGAAACGGGTCGATTACTCGGGGCGTTCTGTCATTGTTGTGGGTCCTTCACTTTCATTACATCAATGTGGGTTACCTCTAGAGATAGCAATAAAGCTTTTTCAGCTATTTGTAATTCGCGATTTAATCACGAAACGCGCTACTTCTAATGTTAGGATTGCTAAAAGGAAAATTTGGGAAAAGGAACCCATTGTATGGGAAATACTTCAAGAAGTTATGAGGGGACATCCTGTACTGTTGAATAGAGCACCTACCCTGCATAGATTAGGCATACAGGCTTTCCAACCCACTTTAGTAGAGGGGCGTACTATTTGTTTACACCCATTAGTGTGTAAAGGTTTCAATGCAGACTTTGATGGGGATCAAATGGCTGTTCATCTACCTTTATCCTTGGAAGCTCAGGCGGAAGCTCGTTTACTTATGTTTTCTCATATGAATCTCCTATCTCCCGCTATTGGGGATCCTATTTGCGTACCAACCCAAGACATGCTTATCGGACTTTATGTATTAACGATTGGAAACCGTCGAGGTATTTGTGCAAATAGATATAATAGTTGCGGAAACTATCCAAACCAAAAAGTAAATTACAATAATAATAATCCTAAGTATACGAAAGATAAAGAATCTCTTTTTTCTAGTTCCTATGATGCACTGGGAGCTTATAGACAGAAACAAATCTGTTTAGACAGTCCCTTGTGGCTCCGATGGAAACTAGATCAACGCGTCATTGGGTTAAGAGAAGTTCCGATTGAAGTTCAATATGAATCTTTGGGGACTTATCGTGAGATTTATGCCCACTATCTAGTAGTGGGAAATAGAAAAAAGGAAATCCGTTCTATATACATTCGCACCACTCTTGGTCATATTTCTTTTTATAGAGAAATAGAGGAAGCCATACAAGGATTTAGTCAGGCCTATTCATACACTATCTAA
- the petN gene encoding cytochrome b6/f complex subunit VIII → MDIVSLAWAALMVVFTFSLSLVVWGRSGL, encoded by the coding sequence ATGGATATAGTAAGTCTCGCTTGGGCTGCTTTAATGGTAGTCTTTACATTTTCTCTTTCACTAGTAGTATGGGGGAGGAGTGGACTCTAG
- the rpoB gene encoding RNA polymerase beta subunit, whose translation MLRNGNEGMSTIPGFSQIQFEGFCRFINQGLAEELEKFPTIKDPDHEISFQLFAKGYQLLEPSIKERDAVYESLTYSSELYVSARLIFGFDVQKQTISIGNIPIMNSLGTFIINGIYRIVINQILLSPGIYYRSELDHKGISIYTGTIISDWGGRSELAIDKKERIWARVSRKQKISILVLSSAMGSNLKEILDNVSYPEIFLSFPNAKEKKRIESKEKAILEFYQQFACVGGDLVFSESLCEELQKKFFQQKCELGRIGRRNMNRRLNLDIPQNSTFLLPRDVLAATDHLIGMKFETGILDDDDMNHLKNKRIRSVADLLQDQFGLALGRLQHAVQKTIRRVFIRQSKPTPQTLVTPTSTSILLITTYETFFGTYPLSQVFDQTNPLTQTVHGRKVSCLGPGGLTGRTASFRSRDIHPSHYGRICPIDTSEGINVGLTGSLAIHARIDHWWGSVESPFYEISEKAKKKKERQVVYLSPNRDEYYMIAAGNSLSLNRGIQEEQVVPARYRQEFLTIAWEQIHVRSIFPFQYFSIGGSLIPFIEHNDANRALMSSNMQRQAVPLSRSEKCIVGTGLERQTALDSRVSVIAEREGKIISTNSHKILLSSSGKTISIPLVTHRRSNKNTCMHQKPRVPRGKSIKKGQILAEGAATVGGELALGKNVLVAYMPWEGYNFEDAVLISERLVYEDIYTSFHIRKYEIQTDTTSQGSAEKITKEIPHLEEHLLRNLDRNGVVKLGSWVETGDILVGKLTPQIASESSYIAEAGLLRAIFGLEVSTSKETSLKLPIGGRGRVIDVKWIQRDPLDIMVRVYILQKREIKVGDKVAGRHGNKGIISKILPRQDMPYLQDGTPVDMVFNPLGVPSRMNVGQIFESSLGLAGDLLKKHYRIAPFDERYEQEASRKLVFSELYEASKQTKNPWVFEPEYPGKSRIFDGRTGDPFEQPVLIGKSYILKLIHQVDEKIHGRSTGPYSLVTQQPVRGRAKQGGQRIGEMEVWALEGFGVAHILQEILTYKSDHLIARQEILNATIWGKRVPNHEDPPESFRVLVRELRSLALELNHFLVSQKNFQVNREEV comes from the coding sequence ATGCTCCGGAATGGAAATGAGGGAATGTCCACAATACCCGGATTTAGTCAGATCCAATTCGAGGGATTTTGTAGGTTCATTAATCAAGGCTTGGCAGAAGAACTTGAGAAGTTTCCAACAATTAAAGATCCAGATCACGAAATTTCATTTCAATTATTTGCGAAAGGATATCAATTGCTAGAACCTTCGATAAAAGAAAGGGATGCTGTGTATGAATCACTCACCTATTCTTCCGAATTATACGTATCCGCGCGATTAATTTTTGGTTTCGATGTGCAAAAGCAAACCATTTCTATTGGAAACATTCCTATAATGAATTCCTTAGGAACCTTTATAATAAATGGAATATACCGAATTGTGATCAATCAAATATTGCTAAGTCCTGGTATTTACTACCGCTCGGAATTAGACCATAAAGGAATTTCTATCTACACCGGGACTATAATATCAGATTGGGGAGGAAGATCGGAATTAGCAATTGATAAAAAAGAAAGGATATGGGCTCGCGTGAGTAGAAAACAAAAGATATCTATTCTAGTTCTATCATCAGCTATGGGTTCAAATCTAAAAGAAATTCTAGATAATGTTTCCTACCCTGAAATTTTCTTGTCTTTCCCTAATGCTAAGGAGAAGAAGAGGATTGAGTCAAAAGAAAAAGCTATTTTGGAGTTTTATCAACAATTTGCTTGTGTAGGTGGGGACCTGGTATTTTCGGAATCCTTATGTGAGGAATTACAAAAGAAATTTTTTCAACAAAAATGTGAATTAGGAAGGATTGGTCGACGAAATATGAATCGAAGACTGAATCTTGATATACCTCAGAACAGCACCTTCTTGTTACCGCGAGATGTATTGGCCGCTACGGATCATTTGATTGGAATGAAATTTGAAACGGGTATACTTGACGATGACGATATGAATCACTTGAAAAATAAACGTATTCGTTCGGTTGCGGATCTGTTACAAGATCAATTCGGACTGGCTCTTGGTCGTTTACAACATGCGGTTCAAAAAACTATCCGTAGAGTATTCATACGTCAATCAAAACCGACTCCACAAACTTTGGTAACTCCAACTTCAACCTCGATTTTATTAATAACTACTTACGAGACCTTCTTTGGTACATATCCCTTATCTCAAGTTTTTGATCAAACCAATCCATTGACACAAACGGTTCATGGGCGAAAAGTGAGTTGTTTGGGTCCTGGAGGATTGACGGGGAGAACTGCAAGTTTTCGGAGCCGAGATATCCATCCGAGTCACTATGGGCGTATTTGTCCAATTGACACGTCCGAAGGAATCAACGTTGGACTTACTGGATCTTTAGCTATTCATGCGAGAATTGATCATTGGTGGGGATCCGTAGAGAGTCCATTTTATGAAATATCTGAGAAAGCAAAGAAAAAAAAAGAGAGACAGGTGGTTTATTTATCACCAAATAGAGATGAGTATTATATGATAGCAGCAGGAAATTCTTTGTCCTTGAATCGGGGTATTCAGGAAGAACAGGTTGTTCCAGCTAGATACCGTCAAGAATTCCTGACTATTGCATGGGAACAGATTCATGTTAGAAGTATTTTTCCTTTCCAATATTTTTCTATTGGGGGTTCTCTCATTCCTTTTATTGAGCATAATGATGCGAATCGAGCTTTAATGAGTTCTAATATGCAGCGCCAAGCAGTTCCGCTTTCTCGGTCCGAGAAGTGCATTGTTGGAACTGGATTGGAACGCCAAACAGCTCTAGATTCGAGGGTTTCTGTTATAGCCGAACGCGAGGGAAAGATCATTTCTACTAATAGTCACAAGATCCTTTTATCAAGTAGTGGGAAGACTATAAGTATTCCTTTAGTTACCCATCGGCGCTCTAACAAAAATACTTGTATGCACCAAAAACCTCGGGTTCCGCGGGGTAAATCCATTAAAAAAGGACAAATTTTAGCGGAGGGGGCTGCTACGGTTGGTGGGGAACTTGCTTTAGGAAAAAACGTATTAGTAGCTTATATGCCATGGGAAGGTTACAATTTTGAAGACGCAGTATTAATTAGCGAACGTTTGGTATATGAGGATATTTATACTTCTTTTCACATCCGAAAATATGAAATTCAGACGGATACAACAAGCCAAGGCTCCGCTGAAAAAATCACTAAAGAAATACCACATCTAGAAGAACATTTACTCCGCAATTTGGATAGAAATGGAGTTGTGAAGTTGGGGTCCTGGGTAGAAACAGGCGATATTTTAGTAGGTAAATTAACGCCTCAGATAGCGAGCGAATCGTCCTATATCGCGGAAGCTGGATTATTACGGGCCATATTTGGTCTTGAGGTATCCACTTCAAAAGAAACTTCTCTCAAACTACCGATAGGTGGAAGAGGACGCGTTATCGATGTGAAATGGATCCAGAGGGATCCCCTCGACATAATGGTTCGTGTATATATTTTACAAAAACGCGAAATCAAAGTTGGGGATAAAGTAGCCGGAAGACACGGGAATAAGGGGATCATTTCCAAAATTTTGCCTAGGCAAGATATGCCCTATTTGCAAGATGGAACGCCTGTTGATATGGTTTTCAATCCCTTAGGAGTACCCTCCCGAATGAATGTGGGACAAATATTTGAAAGCTCGCTCGGATTAGCAGGGGATCTGCTAAAGAAACATTATAGAATAGCACCCTTTGATGAGAGATATGAGCAAGAGGCTTCAAGAAAACTTGTGTTTTCAGAATTATATGAAGCCAGTAAACAAACAAAAAATCCGTGGGTATTTGAACCCGAGTACCCGGGAAAAAGCAGAATATTTGATGGAAGAACAGGAGACCCCTTCGAACAGCCTGTTCTAATAGGGAAGTCCTATATCTTAAAATTAATTCATCAAGTTGATGAGAAAATCCACGGACGCTCTACTGGGCCCTATTCACTTGTTACACAACAACCCGTTAGAGGAAGAGCCAAGCAAGGGGGACAACGAATAGGAGAAATGGAAGTTTGGGCTTTAGAAGGATTTGGTGTTGCTCATATTTTACAAGAGATACTTACTTATAAATCTGATCATCTTATAGCTCGCCAAGAAATACTTAACGCTACGATCTGGGGAAAACGAGTACCTAATCACGAGGATCCTCCAGAATCTTTTCGAGTGCTTGTTCGAGAACTACGATCTTTGGCTCTAGAACTGAACCATTTCCTTGTATCTCAGAAGAACTTCCAGGTTAATAGGGAAGAAGTTTGA